Proteins from a single region of Ferroacidibacillus organovorans:
- a CDS encoding DUF1641 domain-containing protein — protein MAAPIQKIARTVDGGQVTDVDALKPLLAVVADHQDSLEQGLHLLGELSDSGILEALTAMVTAKEKIAKIAVEQALRPEATTLINNMMSALGGLTKIDPEMTGTLLNGLAQGLEDGRKSVQNQKKVGLLDLGRALNDPDINRTLKFAMGFLKGFGKSMMD, from the coding sequence ATGGCGGCGCCGATTCAGAAGATTGCTCGCACGGTTGATGGGGGACAGGTTACAGATGTTGACGCGCTTAAACCTCTGCTCGCTGTGGTGGCAGATCATCAGGATAGTCTTGAACAAGGATTGCATCTGCTTGGTGAGTTGAGTGACAGCGGCATTCTAGAAGCGTTGACAGCGATGGTTACTGCGAAAGAAAAAATTGCGAAGATCGCAGTTGAGCAGGCGTTGCGTCCGGAAGCTACGACGCTCATCAACAACATGATGAGCGCCTTGGGTGGATTGACAAAAATTGATCCTGAGATGACGGGTACCTTGCTAAACGGACTTGCGCAAGGATTGGAAGATGGAAGGAAATCTGTGCAAAATCAAAAAAAGGTTGGCTTGCTAGATCTCGGCAGGGCGTTAAACGACCCAGACATCAATCGAACCCTCA
- a CDS encoding DsbA family oxidoreductase, which produces MGNGIVEALKKEFEIEDEWVSYEIHPETPKEGVRLEERFSVASLEQMQRRLRESGRAFELSFGNLELLSNSRLALMASEYARDQGVFHDFHRRIFDAYFRACEDIGNMEVLLHIADQCGLMQNELQAALLDLRYMPRLEQALREGEQYGVTGTPTFIINDTYKVVGAQPFEVFRNALHKISEGHVE; this is translated from the coding sequence ATCGGCAACGGGATTGTCGAGGCGTTAAAAAAGGAATTTGAGATTGAAGACGAATGGGTCAGCTACGAGATTCATCCAGAGACGCCAAAAGAAGGTGTGCGTCTTGAGGAGCGATTTTCGGTTGCGTCTTTGGAGCAAATGCAGCGAAGGCTCAGAGAGTCGGGGAGAGCGTTTGAACTCTCTTTTGGGAACTTGGAACTTTTGTCAAACTCAAGGTTGGCGCTTATGGCCAGTGAGTATGCGCGTGATCAAGGTGTGTTCCATGATTTCCACCGGCGAATCTTTGACGCGTATTTTCGCGCGTGTGAAGATATCGGGAACATGGAGGTTTTGCTCCACATCGCTGATCAGTGTGGTCTGATGCAAAATGAGCTGCAAGCTGCACTGTTGGACCTGCGATATATGCCGAGACTTGAGCAGGCCCTACGTGAAGGCGAACAATATGGTGTGACCGGAACACCGACGTTCATCATCAATGACACGTATAAGGTGGTGGGGGCGCAACCTTTTGAGGTATTTCGCAACGCTCTCCATAAAATTTCGGAAGGGCATGTGGAGTGA
- a CDS encoding trigger factor → MSRIKEVQQNVEEYYSQIDWEPVIERTWVESYLNVLHFNKRTDEQIDAWEDIHALISYIDRTTYSSVSDLLWWDYSVALEWINDHIWMPDRFDLTLENARRMLGRWLDFYSYLFKAWDSKIDLSPIEYAYFKICSGSKLKLVKKIPYTGDEFWLGTTRVGSDLIVDFTMAEFWLILAYHKLGESWDKLEEELKGVPSVREKRKRLSLLWEKLELAGYRQNPIDLVRGHVKFGDLEDAEKWFYWKRIPQQ, encoded by the coding sequence ATGAGTAGAATCAAGGAAGTGCAGCAAAACGTTGAAGAGTATTACTCGCAGATTGACTGGGAGCCAGTGATTGAACGTACATGGGTGGAATCGTATCTCAATGTGCTGCATTTCAATAAACGTACGGATGAACAGATTGATGCTTGGGAAGACATTCATGCACTGATCTCTTACATCGATCGCACGACTTATTCGAGTGTCTCTGATCTCTTATGGTGGGACTATAGCGTTGCGCTTGAGTGGATTAATGATCACATTTGGATGCCAGATCGTTTTGATTTGACGCTTGAAAATGCTAGGCGAATGCTGGGTCGCTGGCTAGATTTTTATAGTTACCTCTTTAAAGCGTGGGATTCTAAGATCGATCTAAGCCCAATTGAGTACGCGTATTTTAAGATTTGTAGCGGAAGTAAGCTCAAATTGGTGAAAAAAATCCCTTATACGGGAGATGAGTTCTGGTTAGGAACAACAAGAGTAGGCAGTGATTTGATTGTCGATTTCACGATGGCAGAGTTTTGGTTGATCTTGGCATACCACAAGTTGGGTGAATCCTGGGACAAGCTTGAAGAAGAATTGAAGGGTGTGCCGAGCGTGCGAGAAAAACGAAAACGGCTGAGTCTTTTATGGGAGAAGCTTGAACTTGCGGGGTATCGTCAAAATCCGATTGATCTTGTGCGGGGACATGTGAAATTCGGGGATCTGGAGGATGCGGAGAAATGGTTTTATTGGAAGAGAATCCCACAACAGTAA
- the fdhF gene encoding formate dehydrogenase subunit alpha, translated as MGDVQFNLDGELRQAQEGMRILDYLIDQGIEHPHICYSEVLGPIQSCDTCMCEVDGQTVRACATVLKNGMTVRLASAQAKEAQRDAMDRILENHLLYCTVCDNNNGNCRVHNTAEMLDVSHQTRPFRSKGYDVDMSNPFYRYDPDQCILCGRCVEACQDLQVNETLSISWEDDMPRVLWDGGKPINDSSCVSCGHCVTVCPCNALMEKSMLGEAGYMTGMSDDLLKPMIQLVKEVEPDYKTIFAVSEVEAAMRETRTKKTKTVCTFCGVGCSFEVWTKGREILKIEPVEQAPVNSISTCIKGKFGWDFVNSRQRLTSPLIRKGDEFVEASWDEALDLVAAKMGQIRDTHGSNALGFISSSKMTNEENYLMQKLARQVFGTNNVDNCSRYCQSPASWGLQQTGGIGGDSGTIQDIADAGLVILVGCSPAEGHPVLATRIKRAHKLHGQKLVTFDLRKHEMAERSDLFVRPRQGTDYVWLAAVTKYIIEQGWHDEAFIRQHVNGYEAYLELLQPFTLDFAEKETGIPKETLIQVATMIHEADGTAICWGMGVTQNVAGSHTSGAIANLLLVTGNMARKGAGAFPLRGHNNVQGASDMGTMPNIFPGYQPVTDGEIRAKFEKAYGVSIQAQPGYDNIQMLEAVERGELKGMYIAGEDMAWVDANSNHTQEMLKNIDFLVVQEIFLTTTAQFADVILPGAPSLEKDGTFTNTERRVQRLYKALDPLGDSKPDWQIFTELAKRMGFAWNYSHPREIFAEMASLTPFFSGCNYDVLEGWSSFHWGSPDGKDTPVLYLDGFNFPDKKARFALFEYVAPVEFPEEFDLTLDNGRLLEQFHEGNLTGRVTGIQAKLPEVFVEISQELAKQRGVETGMFVRLESPYGAVKLKAIVTDRVQGQTVYMPMHSSSHETAVNMLTGSIFDVKTHTPAYKQTKVRMQVLKARGDSPLPRTNPRNAVRTPQVGVQVERKWARSDYQPIADVNAPNSYKGAR; from the coding sequence ATGGGCGATGTTCAATTCAATCTTGATGGAGAACTGCGGCAAGCTCAAGAAGGTATGCGGATTCTTGATTACCTGATCGATCAAGGCATTGAGCACCCGCATATCTGCTACTCTGAGGTGCTGGGACCGATTCAGAGTTGCGATACGTGTATGTGCGAAGTGGACGGACAAACGGTACGGGCTTGTGCGACGGTTTTAAAGAATGGCATGACGGTGCGCCTTGCCTCCGCGCAAGCAAAAGAGGCGCAGCGCGATGCGATGGATCGCATCTTGGAAAATCACTTGTTGTACTGTACGGTTTGCGATAACAACAACGGAAATTGCCGCGTCCACAACACGGCAGAAATGCTGGACGTGAGTCACCAAACTCGCCCATTCCGCTCCAAAGGGTACGACGTGGATATGTCGAATCCATTTTATCGCTATGATCCGGATCAGTGCATTCTCTGTGGCCGTTGTGTGGAGGCATGCCAGGATCTGCAGGTCAATGAGACACTCAGCATCTCGTGGGAAGACGACATGCCGCGCGTGTTGTGGGACGGCGGAAAACCGATCAATGATTCATCATGCGTGTCCTGTGGCCACTGTGTCACGGTGTGTCCCTGCAATGCGCTGATGGAAAAGTCCATGCTTGGTGAAGCAGGATACATGACAGGGATGTCAGATGACCTGTTAAAACCGATGATCCAACTGGTTAAAGAGGTAGAGCCTGATTATAAGACCATTTTTGCGGTGTCCGAAGTTGAGGCGGCCATGCGCGAAACGCGGACGAAAAAGACGAAAACCGTTTGTACATTTTGTGGTGTCGGCTGCAGTTTTGAAGTATGGACGAAGGGGCGCGAAATCCTCAAGATTGAGCCAGTGGAACAGGCGCCTGTCAACAGCATTTCAACATGCATCAAGGGCAAGTTTGGCTGGGATTTTGTGAACTCAAGGCAGCGTCTCACTTCACCCTTGATTCGCAAGGGGGATGAGTTTGTCGAGGCGTCCTGGGACGAGGCGCTTGACTTGGTCGCTGCGAAGATGGGACAGATCAGGGATACACATGGATCGAATGCGCTTGGCTTTATCTCATCATCCAAAATGACGAATGAAGAGAATTACCTGATGCAGAAGTTAGCGCGACAGGTGTTTGGCACAAACAATGTGGATAACTGCTCGCGCTACTGTCAGTCGCCTGCCTCTTGGGGGCTTCAGCAGACGGGCGGAATTGGCGGCGATTCAGGCACGATCCAGGATATTGCAGACGCGGGATTGGTCATTCTGGTGGGCTGTTCTCCAGCAGAGGGCCATCCAGTGCTGGCAACGCGCATCAAGCGCGCTCACAAATTGCATGGACAAAAACTTGTCACGTTCGATCTTCGGAAACACGAGATGGCGGAGCGCTCAGATCTTTTCGTGCGCCCAAGACAAGGCACGGATTATGTCTGGCTGGCGGCCGTGACGAAGTATATCATTGAACAGGGTTGGCATGACGAAGCGTTTATTCGGCAACACGTCAACGGCTATGAAGCGTATTTGGAGTTGTTGCAGCCATTCACACTCGATTTCGCCGAGAAGGAGACGGGCATCCCCAAAGAAACACTCATTCAGGTTGCCACGATGATTCATGAGGCGGATGGAACGGCAATTTGTTGGGGCATGGGCGTTACGCAAAACGTGGCGGGATCGCATACGTCAGGAGCGATTGCGAATCTGCTGCTCGTGACAGGCAACATGGCGCGCAAAGGCGCTGGCGCTTTTCCGCTGCGCGGACACAACAATGTCCAGGGCGCGAGTGACATGGGAACGATGCCGAATATTTTCCCGGGCTATCAGCCTGTCACAGATGGCGAAATCAGGGCGAAGTTTGAAAAAGCGTACGGGGTTTCGATCCAGGCGCAACCAGGGTATGACAACATTCAAATGCTAGAAGCGGTCGAGCGCGGCGAACTCAAAGGAATGTATATCGCCGGAGAAGACATGGCGTGGGTTGACGCGAACTCAAATCACACGCAAGAGATGCTTAAAAACATCGATTTTCTGGTCGTTCAGGAAATCTTCTTGACGACGACGGCGCAGTTTGCAGACGTGATTCTGCCAGGTGCGCCATCGCTTGAAAAGGATGGAACCTTCACCAACACGGAACGGCGCGTCCAGCGCCTGTATAAGGCGCTTGATCCATTGGGGGACAGCAAACCGGATTGGCAAATCTTCACCGAATTGGCAAAGCGCATGGGATTTGCTTGGAACTACTCGCATCCGCGCGAGATCTTCGCGGAAATGGCAAGCTTGACTCCGTTTTTCTCTGGATGCAATTATGATGTTTTGGAAGGTTGGAGCAGTTTTCACTGGGGATCGCCTGATGGAAAAGATACGCCTGTACTCTATCTGGACGGGTTCAATTTCCCTGACAAAAAGGCGCGTTTTGCATTGTTTGAGTATGTCGCACCTGTAGAGTTTCCCGAGGAGTTTGATTTGACGCTTGACAATGGGCGACTGCTTGAACAGTTTCATGAAGGGAACCTGACGGGCAGGGTGACAGGCATTCAGGCGAAGCTGCCGGAAGTTTTTGTGGAGATTTCGCAGGAACTGGCGAAGCAGCGCGGTGTTGAAACGGGAATGTTTGTGCGTCTTGAATCGCCGTATGGTGCGGTCAAATTAAAAGCGATCGTGACAGATCGCGTGCAAGGGCAGACGGTGTACATGCCGATGCACTCGTCGAGCCACGAAACAGCCGTGAATATGTTGACGGGGAGCATCTTTGATGTGAAGACGCACACGCCAGCCTACAAACAGACGAAGGTGCGAATGCAGGTGTTAAAAGCGAGAGGGGATAGTCCACTGCCCCGCACCAATCCGCGCAATGCTGTGCGAACGCCGCAGGTGGGGGTTCAGGTTGAGCGGAAATGGGCGCGCTCGGACTATCAGCCGATTGCGGATGTCAATGCACCAAACTCGTATAAGGGGGCGCGTTAA
- a CDS encoding DUF2294 domain-containing protein, which yields MAHQVSNFVREVRKQHVGKGPEHITTRFLDAWAICELKGNLTTVERFAVNTEEGRRMVRELRTTYIKKVYEDAATRSEIERIVGAKLVTLLSDFDVELDLAVTVFVFDRPLLVVGSDEV from the coding sequence ATGGCGCATCAAGTGAGTAATTTTGTCCGAGAGGTTCGCAAGCAACATGTGGGCAAGGGGCCAGAGCATATCACCACGCGATTTTTAGATGCCTGGGCGATTTGTGAGCTCAAGGGCAATCTCACAACCGTTGAGCGGTTTGCCGTCAATACGGAGGAAGGCAGGAGAATGGTTCGCGAACTGCGGACGACATACATCAAAAAGGTGTACGAGGATGCGGCGACACGCTCGGAAATCGAACGGATTGTCGGGGCTAAGCTCGTCACGCTATTGAGTGACTTTGATGTGGAATTGGATCTCGCGGTCACTGTTTTCGTCTTTGATCGCCCGCTTTTGGTTGTCGGATCTGATGAAGTTTGA
- a CDS encoding DsrE family protein: protein MAKLAFWITAGPELEAKALSGIVLASRLKKNRGQDVEVYFFGPGVELVGKPSPKVAEALAMLRDAEVHGGYCPFNAEQFGVEEAVSGAGLHGEAAGEALIRLVEDGYQVVGY, encoded by the coding sequence ATGGCAAAGTTGGCATTTTGGATTACTGCAGGACCAGAACTTGAGGCAAAGGCGCTCTCTGGCATCGTATTGGCCAGTCGTTTGAAGAAGAATCGCGGGCAGGATGTGGAGGTTTATTTCTTTGGACCGGGTGTCGAACTGGTCGGCAAGCCGAGCCCAAAAGTGGCAGAGGCGCTCGCGATGCTCCGTGATGCAGAAGTGCACGGTGGGTATTGCCCATTTAATGCAGAGCAATTTGGCGTTGAGGAGGCAGTGTCTGGCGCGGGTTTACACGGTGAGGCGGCCGGAGAAGCGCTCATTCGATTGGTGGAAGATGGGTATCAGGTTGTCGGCTATTAA
- a CDS encoding class I SAM-dependent methyltransferase has protein sequence MLMDHSLLNEQQTHWEQSFAKNSEMFGEQPSLAALRATEILKARGGKDILELGAGQGRDTLHFARNGVHVHVLEYTREGVEHIEKKAEEYGLNDMITVTQHDVREPFPLPENSLDGCYSHMLYCMALTSEELVKLNHHVHNVIRPGAYNLYTVRHKGDVHYGKGIHRGEDLYEMGGFIVHFFDRVKVENLTDGYRLVDVHEFEEGGLPRRLYQVTLEKLA, from the coding sequence ATGTTGATGGATCACAGTTTGTTAAATGAGCAGCAAACCCACTGGGAACAATCCTTTGCGAAAAATAGCGAGATGTTCGGAGAACAACCGAGTCTGGCTGCTCTGCGAGCAACCGAAATTCTCAAGGCTCGCGGTGGGAAGGATATCTTGGAACTCGGTGCAGGACAAGGGCGGGACACTTTACATTTTGCCCGAAATGGAGTTCATGTTCACGTTTTGGAGTACACTCGTGAAGGGGTCGAACATATCGAGAAAAAAGCGGAAGAATACGGTTTGAATGATATGATTACAGTGACTCAGCATGACGTGAGGGAACCATTCCCACTTCCCGAGAATTCTCTAGATGGTTGTTATTCACACATGCTGTATTGCATGGCACTTACCTCGGAGGAATTGGTGAAGTTGAATCATCATGTTCACAATGTCATTCGTCCTGGAGCTTATAACCTATACACAGTCAGGCATAAAGGGGACGTCCATTATGGGAAAGGTATTCACCGAGGTGAAGATCTGTACGAAATGGGTGGATTTATCGTTCATTTTTTTGATCGCGTCAAGGTGGAAAATTTGACGGATGGATATCGCTTGGTAGATGTTCATGAGTTCGAGGAGGGCGGTCTCCCCCGACGCTTGTATCAAGTTACACTCGAAAAATTGGCGTAG
- a CDS encoding SEC-C metal-binding domain-containing protein encodes MKSFSDVKPFILHADEMVQRFSVQYFDEAKYWGEDLLPLILQAVNTALADARRLLLAISRNFLQSEMTLKEMMSMIDHYPKEQYLIKRSMLNAPAPLLGRFEQNSDLAWSPSEYKMLEQRVHLAELDTDRLFKRLLEYSEEGRGRYANEFDYDFGLYLSRELANRPDLSKRVIRQYLEVDYPEDYDGYDDIYACELAGLLRMEEYIPQLIKYLHSDADLLLEKAAVALTRIGTLDVIRAIQREFQSADWSFRLFAGGVLGTIKHPVAEQTMLQLIQSESDDSIRTILAANLCNILSVEGIPIIKQVIADGYDEMMLDLREPLYCSTVINGIVLPEGEAWHRELLENERAFRERVAAESVLSMSGTKSKPMIKVKVGRNEPCPCGSGKKYKKCCGFGA; translated from the coding sequence TTGAAATCTTTTAGCGATGTAAAGCCATTTATTCTGCACGCTGACGAGATGGTGCAGCGCTTTTCCGTTCAGTATTTTGACGAGGCGAAGTATTGGGGAGAGGATCTCTTGCCGCTGATCTTACAAGCCGTAAACACGGCTTTGGCGGATGCGAGAAGATTGCTTCTTGCCATCTCACGGAACTTTCTCCAGTCGGAGATGACTCTAAAAGAGATGATGTCTATGATTGATCATTACCCCAAAGAGCAGTATTTAATTAAAAGATCCATGCTAAACGCACCGGCGCCGCTTTTAGGTCGGTTTGAGCAGAATAGCGACTTGGCATGGTCTCCATCAGAGTACAAGATGTTGGAGCAGCGCGTTCATCTCGCCGAATTGGACACAGACCGATTGTTTAAGCGGTTGCTCGAGTATAGCGAGGAAGGCAGAGGTCGTTATGCGAACGAATTTGATTATGATTTTGGGCTCTATCTCTCGCGCGAATTGGCAAATCGACCGGATTTGTCAAAGAGAGTGATTCGTCAGTACTTGGAAGTTGATTATCCCGAAGATTATGACGGATATGACGATATCTATGCATGTGAACTCGCAGGTCTTTTGCGTATGGAAGAATATATTCCACAATTGATAAAGTATCTTCATTCTGATGCGGATCTGCTTCTTGAAAAGGCCGCTGTCGCGCTCACGCGAATTGGAACGCTAGATGTGATCCGGGCGATTCAGCGTGAGTTTCAAAGTGCGGATTGGAGTTTTCGTCTCTTTGCGGGTGGAGTTTTGGGAACGATTAAGCATCCTGTGGCGGAGCAAACAATGCTTCAGCTCATACAGTCAGAGAGCGATGATTCAATTCGAACGATTTTGGCGGCAAACCTATGCAATATCCTTTCTGTGGAAGGAATCCCCATCATAAAACAGGTCATCGCGGATGGTTATGATGAAATGATGTTAGACTTGCGGGAGCCGCTCTACTGTAGCACAGTCATAAACGGTATCGTCTTGCCTGAAGGGGAGGCGTGGCATCGTGAACTGCTGGAAAACGAGCGAGCATTTCGAGAGCGAGTAGCCGCTGAATCTGTTCTAAGCATGAGCGGTACAAAATCAAAACCTATGATTAAAGTGAAAGTCGGCCGCAACGAACCATGCCCCTGTGGAAGTGGGAAAAAATATAAAAAATGCTGTGGTTTTGGAGCGTGA
- the htpG gene encoding molecular chaperone HtpG, whose protein sequence is MQKTEFKAESKRLLEMMIHSIYSNREIFLRELISNASDAIDKIYYKALTDSNLTFEKGNYYIKIGVDKPTRTLSILDTGIGMTREELENNLGVIAQSGSLSFKRENEAKDGHDIIGQFGVGFYSAFMVADEVTVITRALGSDTAYVWKSSGADGYTIEPGQKDAVGTEILLKIKERTEDDNFDEYLDEYRLRSIIKKYSDFIRYPIKMDVTRQRPKEGSEGEFEDYTEEQTINSMVPIWRKNKNELTNEDYEAFYMEKHYGFDKPIKHMHIRVDGAVSYNAILYLPETTPFDFYTKEYEKGLELYSNGVLIMSKCPDLLPDYYRFVKGMVDSEDLSLNISREILQQDRQLQLIAKNIKNKITSQLQNMLNDEREKYEVFYKAFGTQLKYGVYSDYGSNKDTLQDLLLFYSLKEKKMITLDEYVSSMPEGQKYIYYATGETYERIEKLPQTELVVDKGYDILCFIEEIDEFAIKMLMNYKEKEFKSVASGDLGIEADEDKEQTEQEAQENKALFDEMKKILGDKVKEVRISKRLKNHPVCLTADGDLTIEMEKVLNAMPNSQQVKAEKVLEINSNHSVFQSLRAALEQDQEKLSLYTNLLYHQALLIEGLPIQDPVDFTNDICKIMV, encoded by the coding sequence ATGCAAAAGACAGAATTTAAAGCAGAGTCGAAGCGGCTGCTCGAAATGATGATTCACTCGATTTATTCCAATCGTGAGATTTTCCTCAGGGAATTGATTTCAAATGCGAGTGACGCGATCGACAAGATTTACTATAAAGCGCTGACGGACAGCAACCTCACCTTTGAGAAGGGAAATTACTACATAAAAATCGGGGTGGATAAACCAACTCGCACGCTGTCCATTTTGGACACGGGCATTGGCATGACGCGGGAAGAACTGGAGAACAACCTGGGTGTGATCGCGCAGAGTGGCTCACTTTCTTTTAAACGCGAAAATGAAGCGAAAGACGGGCACGATATCATTGGGCAGTTCGGCGTAGGTTTTTATTCTGCGTTTATGGTTGCGGATGAAGTCACAGTGATTACCCGTGCGCTTGGAAGTGACACGGCCTATGTCTGGAAGTCTTCTGGTGCAGATGGATACACGATTGAGCCGGGGCAAAAAGACGCCGTCGGCACAGAGATTCTTTTAAAGATCAAAGAGCGTACAGAAGATGATAACTTCGACGAGTATCTTGATGAGTACCGTTTGCGCTCGATCATTAAAAAATACTCTGATTTCATCCGCTACCCAATCAAAATGGACGTGACGAGACAGAGGCCCAAAGAGGGTAGCGAAGGTGAATTCGAAGATTACACGGAAGAACAAACGATCAACAGCATGGTGCCCATTTGGAGAAAGAACAAAAATGAGCTTACCAATGAGGATTATGAAGCGTTCTACATGGAGAAACACTACGGCTTTGACAAGCCGATAAAGCATATGCACATTCGCGTCGACGGCGCTGTGAGCTATAACGCCATTTTGTATCTGCCGGAGACGACCCCTTTTGACTTTTACACAAAGGAATATGAAAAGGGCCTGGAGCTTTATTCAAACGGTGTGCTTATCATGAGCAAGTGTCCCGATTTGTTGCCGGATTATTATCGTTTCGTCAAGGGAATGGTTGACTCAGAGGATCTGTCGCTCAACATTTCGCGGGAGATTCTGCAGCAAGATCGGCAACTCCAGTTGATCGCCAAAAACATCAAGAATAAAATTACGAGTCAACTGCAGAACATGTTAAACGATGAGAGAGAGAAGTATGAGGTGTTTTACAAGGCGTTTGGCACACAGTTGAAGTATGGCGTATACAGTGACTATGGAAGCAACAAAGACACGCTCCAGGATCTTTTGCTGTTTTACTCCTTAAAAGAAAAGAAAATGATTACGCTGGATGAATACGTCTCGAGCATGCCGGAAGGGCAGAAGTACATTTATTATGCGACAGGCGAAACGTATGAGAGAATCGAGAAATTGCCGCAGACGGAGCTTGTGGTGGACAAAGGGTACGATATTCTTTGCTTTATTGAAGAAATAGACGAATTTGCAATCAAAATGTTGATGAACTATAAGGAAAAAGAGTTCAAGTCGGTCGCGAGCGGCGATTTGGGAATCGAAGCGGACGAGGACAAGGAACAGACGGAACAAGAGGCGCAAGAGAATAAGGCGCTGTTTGACGAGATGAAAAAAATTCTTGGCGACAAGGTCAAAGAGGTCCGTATCTCCAAGCGGCTCAAAAACCATCCGGTTTGTCTCACGGCGGACGGTGATTTGACGATTGAAATGGAAAAAGTGCTGAATGCGATGCCGAACAGCCAACAAGTGAAAGCGGAAAAGGTGCTGGAAATCAACAGCAACCACAGTGTGTTTCAATCACTGCGCGCGGCGCTTGAACAGGATCAGGAGAAATTGAGTCTTTATACCAACCTGCTCTATCATCAAGCGTTGCTCATTGAGGGACTGCCCATTCAGGATCCAGTGGACTTTACAAATGACATTTGCAAGATCATGGTATGA
- a CDS encoding ArsR/SmtB family transcription factor, with product MNNKVKDVFKALADPNRLKIVECLSSMCQSVNDIAEQAGLSQPLTSHHLKTLRSVGIVRLEGTYATTRFYCLTDETILEVIRLCRQFLLNREKA from the coding sequence GTGAACAATAAGGTGAAGGATGTCTTTAAAGCACTTGCAGATCCCAATCGTTTAAAAATCGTCGAATGCTTATCTTCGATGTGTCAGAGCGTAAACGATATCGCAGAGCAGGCAGGACTTTCCCAACCGCTCACGTCACATCATTTAAAGACATTGCGCAGCGTGGGAATCGTACGCCTTGAGGGAACTTATGCGACGACGCGATTTTATTGTTTAACAGATGAAACGATTCTCGAAGTGATTCGACTGTGTAGGCAGTTTCTTTTAAATCGTGAAAAAGCATGA